The Halobacillus amylolyticus nucleotide sequence GGGTAACATGATTGCCTGGCGAGTAGAAAACGGGGGCGGACCGCAGAAAGTAGAGGCTACTGTTTCAGATAAAGCACAGCAACAGACGTATCGTGTTTATATACACTGGGCAGAAGGTGTAGGTTATAAACCAATTAAAGTAGAAAAGCTAGCAAGTAACCCTTATCAGTAAACAATGGATTAAGCGGAGGAGAGCTAAAGTATGGCCATCGGAATTATTGGAGCAATGGATGAAGAAATAGAATTGCTAAAGAGCAAAATGAAAATCAATCAAACGGTTGAGGCTGCCGGAAGTAAATTTATAGAAGGCGAGCTTTGTCAACAATCGGTTGTACTTTTACAGTCAGGAATTGGTAAAGTGAACGCCGCAATTGCAACGACTATTTTGCATGAGCGTTTTACCATTGAGCGAGTGATTAATACAGGGTCAGCCGGGGGATTTGCAAAGGAATTAGAAGTCGGCGATCTCGTCATTTCTTCTCTTGTCACTCATCATGATGTTGATGTGACTGCTTTTCAGTATGAGTATGGTCAGGTTCCAGGTCTTCCGGCCATGTACCCGGCGGATTCATCATTGATGGAAAGAGCAATGGAGGCTGTGAGGAAAACGGACGCTAAAGCGAAGAAAGGAATCATTGCTACAGGTGATTCCTTCATGCAGGAGGAAGCTCGCGTAAGTTTTGTACGCGGCAAATTTCCTGAAATGATTGCCGCTGAAATGGAGGCGGCGGCAATTGCCCAAGTATGCTATAAATACAATACTCCTTTCGTTGTAATACGAGCCCTCTCAGATATAGCAGGTAAGGAATCTTCCATTTCATTTGACCAATTCCTTCCTAAGGCTGCGGAGAATGCTGCAACGATGATTATGGAGATGCTTACATCGCTAGACTAACAAAAATTCCCACCTTTTATCATTTATATATGTGTTAAAATGAGCACATACAGGAGGTGGCATAATTGAAGTCTACCGAATGGATTGAGAGCAAAATTGCAGATTATAAGCGATTTACCTTAACTCTACTCATATTAAGCAGTTATTTATATATTGGCGTACTCATTAGTATCTATGAATATCATTCTCAAGCTTATCTCTATCTGCTAATCATGATTGCTGGATTGTTAAGTGCAGCATTTGGATTTGTACTAAAGCTTAAGAAATTGCGCCAGCGTTTACTTGAAGAATAGAAGCCACTGTGTAAAAACAGTGGCTTTACATATGTCTTTTCCTTTAATAAGTGTCTTGCCTAAGATGGTTTTTTTCGCTTGCTTTGTTTATAAAATTCATGAAAGATTTTCATTAGTGCTCTTTTCTCAATACGAGAAACATAACTCCTGGAGATGTTTAACTCTCTTGCAATTTCCCTTTGAGTTTTTTCATCTGTATCTCCCAGGCCATAACGGAATATGATGACTTCTTTTTCTCTTTCATCTAAAACAGTAATAAACTCCTTAATTTGTTCAAGCTCCATGTGAAGCTGAATCTCTTCAACAATATCCTCGACATCTGCTTGCAATATATCAAGCAAATTCAATTCATTTCCTTCTTTGTCGTGACCAATCGGATCTTGTAACGAGATGTCTTTATTCATCTTCTTAGTGGAACGAAGATGCATCAGTATTTCGTTTTCTATACATCTGGCAGCATAGGTAGCCAATTTCGTACCTTTGCCTGTAGAGTAGCTCTCTATGCCTTTGATTAGTCCTATCGTTCCAATTGAAATTAAATCCTCAAAATCCTCCTTCGTATTTTCAAACTTTTTAACAATATGAGCAACCAGTCTCAAGTTATGTTCAATCAACGTATCTCTTGCCTCTCGGCTTCCCTCTTCCATCAGTTTCAGTTGTTTGGCTTCTTCCTCTTTAGACAGTGGATTTGGAAATGCCTGATTTTTTACATAAGACACAAAGAGTAAAGATTCTTTAAAAAAGTAAAGGATAGAAGCGATCAGACTGCTCACAGTGCGGATACCTCCCTCGGTGTTAGGCTCTTGCCTACAACAAGTGTATGTGTGGAAGCATGTCCCTGTGCTTGTACAGGAAGAAAAATCAGGCAAAAAAAAAGAGACCAGAAACGACTGGCCCCATTCTTAAGCGATTCAGTGATCTTTTACCTTTTCCAAATTCTTTTTATGCTCATCTTCCACACTTTTATCACTCAACGGAACACCACTGTAATAAGCGGCCCGCCCCAGCACATGCCCGGTTACGGGAGCCGTTAAAAGAATGAATAGGATACCTAACAGTAATTTTCCACTCACGATCCCATGCTCTACGTACATGAAAAGAAATGATCCAATGAGGATCCCGGTTATCCCTAATGTTGAGCCCTTTGTAGCTGCATGAAGCCTTGTATAAACGTCAGGGAACCTCAGGATACCAATCGAGGCAGAAACAATAAAGAACGTACCCGAGAGTAAGGAAATACATATGAGAATATCAAGTATTACGTTAATCCATGTTCCGCTCAATGATAACACCCTTTTCTAAAAATTTAGCCAATCCCACATTACCTATGAAAAGTAAGATCCCAATAAGCAGAACGACATCGTTCGCCTTTGTTGTCACTAGATAAACAGCGATCAACCCGGCCAGTGCCATGATGTTTACCCCAATCGTATCAAGGGCAACTGCACGGTCCGGGTTTGTCGGTCCTTTAACCGT carries:
- the mtnN gene encoding 5'-methylthioadenosine/S-adenosylhomocysteine nucleosidase, coding for MAIGIIGAMDEEIELLKSKMKINQTVEAAGSKFIEGELCQQSVVLLQSGIGKVNAAIATTILHERFTIERVINTGSAGGFAKELEVGDLVISSLVTHHDVDVTAFQYEYGQVPGLPAMYPADSSLMERAMEAVRKTDAKAKKGIIATGDSFMQEEARVSFVRGKFPEMIAAEMEAAAIAQVCYKYNTPFVVIRALSDIAGKESSISFDQFLPKAAENAATMIMEMLTSLD
- a CDS encoding YrhC family protein — its product is MKSTEWIESKIADYKRFTLTLLILSSYLYIGVLISIYEYHSQAYLYLLIMIAGLLSAAFGFVLKLKKLRQRLLEE
- the sigK gene encoding RNA polymerase sporulation sigma factor SigK, whose amino-acid sequence is MSSLIASILYFFKESLLFVSYVKNQAFPNPLSKEEEAKQLKLMEEGSREARDTLIEHNLRLVAHIVKKFENTKEDFEDLISIGTIGLIKGIESYSTGKGTKLATYAARCIENEILMHLRSTKKMNKDISLQDPIGHDKEGNELNLLDILQADVEDIVEEIQLHMELEQIKEFITVLDEREKEVIIFRYGLGDTDEKTQREIARELNISRSYVSRIEKRALMKIFHEFYKQSKRKKPS
- the mnhG gene encoding monovalent cation/H(+) antiporter subunit G translates to MSGTWINVILDILICISLLSGTFFIVSASIGILRFPDVYTRLHAATKGSTLGITGILIGSFLFMYVEHGIVSGKLLLGILFILLTAPVTGHVLGRAAYYSGVPLSDKSVEDEHKKNLEKVKDH
- a CDS encoding monovalent cation/H+ antiporter complex subunit F; protein product: MKNMLDVTQSLVQISVTISIVGVSISLLLLLYRTVKGPTNPDRAVALDTIGVNIMALAGLIAVYLVTTKANDVVLLIGILLFIGNVGLAKFLEKGVIIERNMD